In Acipenser ruthenus chromosome 1, fAciRut3.2 maternal haplotype, whole genome shotgun sequence, the genomic stretch ccaggaagccccgaaccactgcgacaaagctgttccaagccgctttctccttactagtgagcttcttggggaattcattgcactccaggatcttctttatctgtggtccgacgaagacactggctttgaccttgcctcagacagcttagggaagaagtcttgaaggtacttgaaggctgccgactccttatctagagctctgacaaattgtttcataaggcccaatttgatgtgcagtggtggcatcagcaccttccgggggtccaccagtggctcccacttgacgttgttcctccccacagagaactcggtccgctgtggccagtcctgcctgtggtagtgcgccttggtgtccctgctatCCCAaaagcaaagatagcagggaaacttggtaaaaccgcctttgagacccatcaggaatgccaccattttgaagtctcctatgacctcccagtcgtactcatcatacttcaaggcgtccagcaaggtcttgatgctgttgtaatcctctttgaggtgcaccgagtgagccaggggaagagacgggtacttgttaccattatggagcagcacggctttgaggctcctggatgagctgtcaatgaagaggcgccactcattctggttacaggcgattccgattgcctcgaacagactggtcacattgtggcagaagcagagcccatcttgacgggtgaagaagctggaaaaaggttggtgacgcttcctctgatctgcgacttgcacactttcatccaacaagttccactgcttgagcctagacgtcaaaagctcggcattggacttggtgagaccaagatctctaatcaagtcgttgaggtctttttggttggggtagtatgggtttctctcctcagctccacttctgaaattgtcatctggatctacaacgtcttcctcgctctctgacttgctgctctcttctaaagacggctgctctctctccggaggagtgggtacggggagctcatggcagtgtggcactggggcgatggatgaaggaaggtccggatacgtgatagcaggtgcattcttgccagtctgacgtttggaagggtccaccatgcagaagtagcagttgcttgagtggtcagtgggttcccgccaaattcttgggatagcgaacttcatggctctcttttcccctgtgtaccatcctacaaaaatacatttatttcacccatgactaatgtgtaagagattctcgcaacatttttcatatatgatatattttttcaatagcattgaaaattgtaaaacattttaaaattaaaaacttttacaattttaaaaattttaacattttataacataaaattccgagcaacaattgtccatcttaccttccagagtttttttgcagtgctcgcaggtgaaatgaggtgcccagggtttgtcttgatccccgacaggcatgccgaaatatgccttgtaggcctcacacatcttagcagatgcttccacggagtactttttcgctcttgtcttgataaattggccgcagacatagcaaaatgcgtctgccggatgcttgcagcctcttgatgccatctcagaaaaatgcagatatgtatccacttaggcagctggaagtaaactgaactggtgggcttaaggcccttgtatttatactactatttatattactggaaagttctagaaagttctagaagttactccaagtttactcagcactgaatctatctggaatgttctggaaaataggtaaatttcaaaatatcactgtcctggtcacaaaagcaaagtttgtggggaataatagccattttctatacttttgaggcataagcaattaggaaataacacttactacccaggaaccaaaaaaaataaaataaattgttacacagtgttatctaCAGCGTCCTGGTTCACTGAGGCGGCAAATTGTAATATGATCTCTGGATCATAAGGTTTCAGTTCAAGGGACAGGACAGTGAAAACACACTGACCCTCGGAAAGGGCCATTGCAAAGGCAGGGGGAAAGGGGGCGGGGGGTGCGGGATTTGACTGAGATCCAAGGTCCTTTCTCCTGACTGCCAGCCAGATTAAATGAACCACATACATAAGAGTCCCAATTGAAAGTGCACATCCTAAACATGTCAGTTGAGACTTATTTTTCTGTGAGGAAACTGACACTGAAAAAGAGAAGTCTTAGTTTGCAGTAATGttgaattttattattattgtttataactttttttttcagtcccTATGGGATAGGTTGTTTTTTTGGCAGGGGGTGCCGAAGGAAATCCCCATAGGAATATCCCAGTTTCGAATCCTGAACCCTGAAATCATCAGTCAAACAGCGGTGGACCTTCTCCAGTTTTCAGAACCACGATGGAGGTTTTGGGGGTGGGACCAGGTACAGTATCTCTTGGTTTAAGGAGTTGTGTCCTGTAAGGTCACAGCACTGACTTCTGATTGTCACAAGTTTGATGAATGGACGTGTGTTACAGGAACTTTTCTTTATTCTGTATACTGGAATTACAGAATATGATTTTAATTCTAATACCGacatcagtttttttattttttataccacTGTAGGATTTTCTATGTTAAATCAGTCCGTCACAACTCGTTGGCTGTCTTCATCAAATTGATCTGAACTCATTCCTCTTTGCTTAgagacatttcacacctgaaagaaatagtGAGACCACCAATGTTAAAAGTGACACCTATGATGCCTGACTTATGGGACATACCATTTTACAAAAGCTTTCAGAAAGAGAGGCTACTGTACGTGTTCTGCTGAACTCTGTTCTCAGTAACCCTCTCCTCTTGTTTGCGTCTAGAACGTGCCGACACTGGGGGTCACTGCCACAGTCCTGGCCACATACCTGTGTGACGAGGTGAGCCTAGCCGGGTTTGGATATGATCTCACGCAACCTGAAGCTCCACTGCATTACTATGAAAACAGACGCATGGATGCCATGAAGGGGGAAACCATGCACAATGTGGACGCTGAGAAGCAGTTACTAGCGAAACTGGTTAAAGCTGGAGTAATCACAGACCTCACAGGAGGAATACACTGCAGCTTCTGTGAAAACTAAAATCCAGCATTAGTCACTAAAGCCAGCACATaatattgtgtattttatttaatttttttgctcTTTCAGGAAGAGTTTTTTtagtgcatttaattaattttattgaatttgcttgtacaaacaaaacaaagtaaatgtGAAAGTAGGTGATTAATTTAAGGTAAGCACTGCGTTTTTGATGATTGTATTTTTAGGGGTGCAGTGAAAAACATTTTGGCTCCATACTGTATGAAGTTTGTGTCTGTTAATTACATTCCATACAATGCAATGGAGGTCATTCATTTCCGTTATCATGTAGTAGTTGTAGGGAATTTATCCAGGTTTACAGGGATTTCCTCTTCACTGCGCCAAATTGTGGATGGCAATCAGAAAAACGAATCTCTCAGGCCCTACTCTCTTTTTTACTTTTCAATGATACATTATATTTATTCAACTTTTGTAGACTGTTTAAGAAAGCAATACTAGTCAGGTTCAATAGGTTAAGAAGAATATTtcatctgtcaaaaaaaaaaacactatgcaAGATGATAAAATCCAAGACAGAGTGGAGTTGCTGATCTGTGAATCAATGGAACCTCATGTGAGTGTCTGTTCAAAACTAGGATACAAATATCCTATTATACTTCTAAAACGACTAAATATAGGTAAAACATTATaataatttttaaacaaaatgttttaactAAAATGCAGACATTTATTGAATACTCCTTCACAGGAAAAACTAGTCCAAAAAgacaacattttttgtttttaaagaatgaaTTTTCCTGAactttttccatttttataaatgttaatTGTAACATTCCCATGCATTGATGGTGGCAGCAACATGTTACAGACAAGGCATGAAAGATGAAAGGTATCCCCATTGGCTCATGGCCGTACCTTATTTCTTGAGAATCAAGATGTGCTTATGGCAATCTTTTTGGGTGGAGGAAAAAAAActttgcatttttctgagattttTCAAGCTACTTCAGGACGCTTTTCATGGGGCACTGGGGTTCTCCCAGTTTCTTAAACATGAAACCGCGGAGACTATCTTTATGattcttaggccctgtccacatcAGTCTGCATTTGTcacctctcgactcgactactgcaactctctctatggtggtcttctggCATGCGCCATcaactgactgcagctagttcagaatgccgctgccaggatccttaccagatgtaaaaaaacttgaacacatcacccccctgtcttgcccagctgcactggctcaggattactttcaaaattctcctgctcacctacaatgcccttcatcacacaggtccctgAGTACCTCAtaaacctgctgacccgctatgtccctgcgtgcaagctgaggtcctccgactctggcctgcttgttgtccccaagcaaaagtgcaccacacttggagaacgctcttttagcttcatggctccgactctctggaactctctcccagctttggtgtgtgatgctcccaccgtcgctcgctttaaatcaactctcaagaccaacttgttctctcttgctttccatgctctttaagtctgatatctgtgattagctgttgtgtctttgctacttctcactttttttttttaaactgtatcttATTCTCATGATTCTGTACGACATATGCATCCACAATGttctagaattcacatcctagccttgtatttaatgtattaggcattgtatttcactgtgtcttgtaaagcgctttgtgatggtggtccactatgaaatgtgctatataaaataaagattgattgattgattgattgaaactgtgttaagggttaaaaaatgattttaaagtcCTTAAATCCACATTAAACATGATTTATAACCATGTTCAAAAACCGAGTTTGATCCCTACTCCAGGGGTTAGTCTCGAAATCAGTCAACCTGCTTGACCTGTAATCTGGATGTGGAGTGTGTTCGAGTTTGGTTTTAGTATCCTCCAAAATGCCATACtgcgtacctcctccatgaattCCGTGAAGGCCGGGAATTTttgagggcgaggagccatcgcCTTTGACCAGAATACTGAGCGGCATGGCTCTGCCGCTgtcgtccaggggacctgcaaaaACGATGCAGCACGCTGCATCAGTGCCGATGTCGAGTCCAACAGCAGTGGAGCGCTGGCTTCTGAGGCCACCTCGAAGCTAGGTTCCACCTTGGCAGGGGGTTCGGGCACCCCGACTACCTCAAtgccagaggagaaggaggctgcGTCCCAGTAGTCCGCTATAGAGAGTATGTCCTCCAGTGCCACCTGGGATGCCTCTTCCTGTtcaccctgatctcccctgggggaGAGAGGGTACGGTAGTTGGGGCGGTATTGGAGCAGGGGCTGCGGCTGGAGCCGCAGGTGCCTGTCAAGACAACAGCTCCAGGACCTGCTCCATCTGAGCCTTCAGGTCTCCAACCTGTTCTCCATCACCCAGGGCTGAAAAGCCACACAGATACTGCAGGCCACCTCTCTCTTGAGGGCCGGATGCATCGGAGGCACAGGTAACCTACgatctacgctcccctgcctccagagcccgctccttctccacccttgctccgcagtggtggaatgaccttcctacagatgtcaggaccgcccagtccctgaccacattccggcgcctccttaagactcacctcttcagacagcacctgtagaactcctctgtttttcccctgggacactatcacccttccttaaaatgcgctttatttgctcttatctgccccctattttactgcatttaatcctgtacttcagaatactgtaatctgccaagtgtttaatctgtagtattttgtaattaatcatatcctgatgtaactatcactgtcactgttatctgctgtattactgaattgtattttgtcacacttgtgcttgcttgaaccaaagttattgtatttatcttgctcttaattatattattacttgtactgtgattctgaaatgtatttacttacgattgtaagtcgccctggataagggcgtctgctaagaaataaataataataataataataacccaccTGGCAAACACGGCAGGTATACTGACGGCCTATATGGATGGCGTCCTGTGCGagtccctgctccctgctccctgagTCCCTGCTCCAAGGGCAAGCTGTTGGCCAGAGCCTGGCTAGCTTAGTtgtggctcgcagacagctgtggctgtcacaagccagaggtCCTGATTCGGATAAGAGATCCCACCGGGAACGTGAGGCGTCCCGGCAGGTGGCTGCGTTGCTCCCGCGTGGGGCAGGCCGATCCGCTGGCGAGCTCCTCCGATGCggactgtcaccaggacagttccgGTTCCCATGGCtctgctgggtgacctaaggcatcgcctgcagggcacaccagcagcgaACAACCGGCCCTTCCCAACAGGCAGAGGAAACTCAGGACgtggtgcgcattttttggctacccagtTTCTTAATGGCGTGCGGCGATTACGTCCTCCCAGGAGGACCGTTCTCCCCGCATGGAGCCTTGATATCgtgctggaggctctcacgaaggccctgtttgaTCCCATATACTCCATaaagttgaagtatctgtctatgaagacagccttcttcgtggctatcacctccgctaagcaggtcagtgagctgcaggcattAGGATTGTAGGAGTGCTGGAAAATGGGGAGTtcttgagagagagagcaagaaagtattgttgtttttagtaagcCCCGTCTCCGCGATTGTGTTGAgcagcactgcactttgtttttttaattaattgaacttctattgtttttatttaacagtgcAAACCCCATGTCGTGACTGTGTATTCCTGACTTGtcctatttgtttaaatgtagttaaccatctgtatttaataaaacgatgttcattgcCCTACATAGTGTTGTGGTCTTAGTTTATTCTGCCTGACTGTTCCCACCCTGATCGAAAAGAACGAGTGCCGATCCCGGGTGCTACAATTGTATTCGCTGATTGTGggcttgttttatttgtgtgttgtaatatattcacagttttatttttatttttgtgtaattattttgagCACGTTATTTTGAAAGAACACTCTATTTGTTTAGACACACTAGTTGTACACATCGGTAATTGGGAGGTGCAGTGTGTTAAATACTTCACGTGGAGAGCAAATTGAGAGAGATCTGATTGAAAGGAGAGGTAGCTCCTTGTTGTATGAGTGAGCCATTTAAATGGCACGGGGTAAATCTGTTAGGAAGAAAGCTGTACACAAGAGAATGCTGAAATGATATTAACAGTACCAGAGACTAATATTAATAACAGTAGTTAGTGGGCACCTTGCAGCTGTTAAATTTGTACTGTTTGTGCAGAACGGAATTGTACCAATGCTTTTACTGTTAAGTATTTTAATTGCAATTGGATTTAATGGTGCCAGAGTATACATTGATTTTAgcttgttttctttgttgttcaCCATTTTAGTTGATTTGAATAGTTTAGTTTACCATTATATATCGGTTGATTTTTGTATAGGCATCAGAAGGTGAGTCTGGAGGTCTGCTATCTGTAAGGGGGGAAAGAGGTGCTGCCTTCTGCAAAATAAGCACAGAGGATTGGAATTGTTTATAGGCTAAATGCATAATTAAACAGGCGCCTTTAGTTACATCGTGGAGACAGGTAGTGCTAGTAGACagtattgtaaagttttgtccTTTTTCATGTGTTGCATGCTTTTGTGTCCCAGCCAACAGAATAAAAAGGACAGGCGTGTCTAATAGGTAAATAGTTTAACAGTCTAATTTAGTGCTCTTAATAGGGCTGGCGTGGTCGGACTACATTTATCATCGTTTATAGCCAGGCAAacgttacaaatacagtacttatAAAAGCTTGATATTGAGTCTATATTATTATAACACATATTTCTTTTGATGCTGGTGTCAGTGCAGAGAATATTTATAGCACTGACTGCCTTAAGAAGTAACGCAACTCTTACTTGATACAGGACACGGGAAAGACAAACAAATCTCTCCTTTG encodes the following:
- the LOC117420817 gene encoding lactosylceramide alpha-2,3-sialyltransferase-like isoform X2, with amino-acid sequence MSYPEGSPKSWDDIDPKTLFVAVIYKTVDFNWLKAMIKRETVSLWDRLFFWQGVPKEIPIGISQFRILNPEIISQTAVDLLQFSEPRWRFWGWDQNVPTLGVTATVLATYLCDEVSLAGFGYDLTQPEAPLHYYENRRMDAMKGETMHNVDAEKQLLAKLVKAGVITDLTGGIHCSFCEN